Genomic segment of Shewanella sp. OMA3-2:
GGCCATACGTAATTGCTAGTGATCTTGTTTGCAATACGTTCTTGTGATGGCCAATCGATACGTTCATCGGCACGATCCCGCCAATATTCGGCCCAATATTGATCGCCATTATTGCTAACTTGGGCACCGGTGGGTTTACTTTGTAAGTTGTCAGGTTGAAAGCCGTGTACTAAAACGACTGGGTGGCCACCTACAGCAGCTTGAGCTGCACCACTGAGTAAGCCCGCCAAGAGTAGAAATAGTGATTTATTCATTTGATATCCTTGTCTATTGCCTGCTACTGCGGCCACAATTACGACGATCATTACGACGATCATTACGGCGATCAACTACCGCAATAGTGGCGCTAGCATTTTTATTAAAATTCGGGGTTTAATTAATTTTTTTTACTTTCAGCAATCAACATAGAGGAGAAAAAAAGATTGCAACAGTTAAAAATTTGCCATTTTATGGCAATGAAGGGGCTTGCGTTTGAATGTTTTATGCTCAACTTTATAAGGTTATTTCAAAGGTGTTTGCCATGAGTGATTTTACGACATGGTAATTGTCAGTTTTAATTAGATGTCGATTAACAATTTATTAACACTGGCGTTTTAAGTTTTTACTCCAATTATTTTTAAAAGAGGTTACTTAATCTATGATTACTTGTTATTTCGCTTTGTTAGAATAAAAAACAAGCTTGCGTAGGTATTTTTAGCTGCAATCGCGATTATTACTAGCATCGTATTTAATTGGTTGGTCACAACAAGCGCGATGTCACCTATTACCGATATCCTTTCTAAGTTAAAAGTGATTAAAAGTATTGTAGAACAAACCAACTTGTTAGCGCTAAATGTTGCTATTGAGGCCGCTAGAGCCGGATAGCAAGGACGAAGCTTTGCGGTTGTTACTGATGAGGTACGTACTTTAACTAAGCGTACTCAATAAATCGTCGCATTATCGCTATTAATGACATTGCCCAGCACTCGATTATGGCTGCTGAAGAGTTATATCCTCAGTGAATAATTTATTAAAACTAACGAACGCCATGCGTGTTCAAGTGGGAACCTTTAAACAGCATTAAGTTGTCTGTATAAGTATAAGTATAACCCTAGAGTTAGCTTGTTTTTAATAAGACATTTTACAAAAAAGAAGCCAATAGTTTCCTATGGCTCCTTAATTTATTACTGTTACGCTAATCTGTTAACTGGTCACTCAATTGGTCACTTAGTTAGCTAAAAGATAAGCTACTAAGCTTTCATCGCCTTTTCTCCACGTGAAAGACCGACGACACCAGAACGAGACACTTCAATTACTTTAGTGACTTCGGTTAATGCTTTGATAAAAGCATCAACTTTATCACTTGTCCCCGCCATTTGTATGGTGTAAAGACTTGCGGTTACATCAACAATTTGGCCACGAAAAATGTCCGTAGTACGTTTAACTTCCTCACGGGTATCACCAATGGCTTTTACCTTGATTAAGGCTAACTCGCGTTCAATATGAGCCGCTTCAGTGATGTTAGCGACTTTTAGAATATCAATAAGCTTATGCAGTTGTTTTTCTATCTGTTCTAGCACTTTTTCATCAGCTACTACGGTAATGTTTAACCGTGATAACGTGTGATCTTCCGTTGGCGCAACGGTTAAGCTTTCAATGTTATAACCACGCTGTGAAAACAAGCCGACAACGCGAGAAAGGGCACCAGGTTGGTTTTCAAGTAATACAGAAATAATACGACGCATTAGCTTTTCTCCGTTTTGCTTAACCACATTTCATTCATTGCACCACCACGAATTAACATGGGATAAACGTGTTCAGTCTCATCAACACTAATATCAACAAACACTAATCTGTCCTTAATGGCCAATGCTTCGGCCAGTTTTGACTCTAACTCGTTTGGATCGCTAATGGTCATCCCTACATGACCATACGCTTCGGCAATTTTGGCGAAGTTAGGCACAGAATCCATGTAGGAGTGTGAGTGGCGGCCGGAATAAATCATATCTTGCCATTGTTTAACCATGCCTAAAAAGCGGTTATTCAAGTTAATAATTTTAACCGGAGTATCGTATTGCAATGCTGTTGATAGCTCTTGAATATTCATTTGAATAGAACCATCGCCAGTAACACACACGACAGTTTCCTCAGGGAAAGCCATTTTAACGCCCATCGCCGCAGGTAAACCAAAGCCCATGGTGCCAAGGCCACCAGAGTTAATCCAGCGGCGTGGTTTATCAAACGGGTAATATAGTGCGGCAAACATTTGATGCTGGCCCACATCAGAAGAGACATAAGCATCACCATTGGTTAGCTTGTATAAAGTTTCGATAACTTGCTGTGGCTTAATGCGGTCAGTGGTTCTATCAAACTCTAAGCACTGTTGAGCACGCCATTGGGTGATTTGTTGCCACCATTCATTTAATGCTTCAGTGTCATTTTTTCCCTTACTGCTAGCTAACAACTCAAGCATTGTATCAAGGATATTATCTGCTGAACCTACAATTGGAATGTCTACCCTGGACCGTTTTTGAAATAGAAGAGGGGTCAATATCTATGTGTAAAATTGTGGCATTAGGGCAATACTTATCAACATTGTTAGTCGTACGATCATCAAAGCGAACGCCAATACCAAAGATTAAATCACAATTATGCATAGCATTGTTGGCTTCAAATGTACCATGCATACCCAACATGCCTAAGCTTTGCTTATGGGTGCCAGGGAACGCCCCTAAGCCCATTAATGTGCTAATGACTGGAATATTAAGTTGTTCGGCAAGTGATAAAATTTGTTGATCACACTCAGAAATAATTGCCCCACCACCGACATAAAGCACTGGCTTTTTGGCTGCTAATAACGCTTGAAGCCCACGACGGATTTGACCTTTATGGCCAGTTGTCGTTGGATTGTATGAACGCATTTTTACACTGTCTGGG
This window contains:
- the ilvN gene encoding acetolactate synthase small subunit; the protein is MRRIISVLLENQPGALSRVVGLFSQRGYNIESLTVAPTEDHTLSRLNITVVADEKVLEQIEKQLHKLIDILKVANITEAAHIERELALIKVKAIGDTREEVKRTTDIFRGQIVDVTASLYTIQMAGTSDKVDAFIKALTEVTKVIEVSRSGVVGLSRGEKAMKA